In the Lepidochelys kempii isolate rLepKem1 chromosome 3, rLepKem1.hap2, whole genome shotgun sequence genome, one interval contains:
- the LOC140908767 gene encoding uncharacterized protein → MQSSSAQVTMMESQNRKRAPAWTEREVRDLIAVWGEESVLSELRSSFRNAKTFVKISQGMKDRGHNRDPKQCRVKLKELRQAYQKTREANSRSGSEPQTCRFYDELHAILGGSATTTPAVLFDSFNGDGGNMEAGFGDEEDDDEEEVVDSSQQASGETGFPDSQELFLTLDLEPVPPELTQGCLLDPAGGEGTSAACVSMITGSSPSQRLVKLRKKKKRTRDEMFSELMLSSHTDRAQTNAWRQIMSECRKAQNDREERWRAEESKWRAEESKWRAEAQMWRQRDERRQDSMLRLLQDQTRMLQCMVELQQRQLEHRLPLLPLCNQPPSSPSSIASTSRRPRTRLFEVRTSELHTVFQLQPHQ, encoded by the exons atgcagagctcatcagcacaggtgaccatgatggagtcccagaatcgcaaaagagctccagcatggaccgaacgggaggtacgggatctgatcgctgtttggggagaggaatccgtgctatcagaactccgttccagttttcgaaatgccaaaacctttgtgaaaatctcccagggcatgaaggacagaggccataacagggacccgaagcagtgccgcgtgaaactgaaggagctgaggcaagcctaccagaaaaccagagaggcgaacagccgctctgggtcagagccccaaacatgccgcttctatgatgagctgcatgccattttagggggttcagccaccactaccccagccgtgttgtttgactccttcaatggagatggaggcaatatggaagcaggttttggggacgaagaagatgatgatgaggaggaggttgtagatagctcacagcaagcaagcggagaaaccggttttcccgacagccaggaactgtttctcaccctagacctggagccagtaccccccgaactcacccaaggctgcctcctggacccagcaggcggagaagggacctctg ctgcatgtgtttcaatgatcacaggatcttctccttcccagaggctagtgaagcttagaaagaaaaaaaaacgcactcgcgatgaaatgttctccgagctcatgctgtcctcccacactgacagagcacagacgaatgcgtggaggcaaataatgtcagagtgcaggaaagcacaaaatgaccgggaggagaggtggagggctgaagagagtaagtggcgggctgaagagagtaagtggcgggctgaagctcaaatgtggcggcagcgtgatgagaggaggcaggattcaatgctgaggctgctgcaggaccaaaccagaatgctccagtgtatggttgagctgcagcaaaggcagctggagcacagactgccactgctgcccctctgtaaccaaccgccctcctccccaagttccatagcctccacatccagacgcccaagaacgcg GCTTTTTGAAGTGCGAACATCAGAACTGCACACCGTATTCCAGCTGCAGCCGCATCAGTGA